The DNA sequence attttctccctccatttaacacacaaaacaaaacctcctaaaatctcgtgccgtcccacaaatgtgacatcttttgtgggacggagggagtactgcATTCTTGCATATGCATTTCTCACCTTAGCCCATGAAAACCCTTGTTTAGCCAAACGAGCCTTGCAACATATCAAACTGCACTTCTTTCACTCAAACAACACATCATCTGACCCTTATGGTCTACTAACAACAAATTGGACTAATTCGAGCTCCGTATGTAGCTGGATTGGCGTCTCTTGCAATAATCTTCCATTTCTTGCTGGGATTTATTTATCCGTAAATCAGCTGAGTGGCGCGATTCCGACAAATCTATCCGTATTCACAGCTGCAGTTGTTGTCCCTATCCTACAACTCTTTTATTggaaaaatttgtcacttatttccattttcatccatccctaaaaatttatcacttttcACTTATACCaattttagtagtggacctcacattccactaactcattcttactaacattttattttaaaactaatatataaaattaggacCCATATATTCGTACCGGATTAAATAGTGCCAAATTTTAAGGGAAAGAGATCCTCTGTTGTGTTAAAAAAACACAGCAGACCTTGCTGTGCTTGAAACGCACCAAACAACAAATGAAACGCAAGAGATGTGCGCtgccttttattttctcttattatACTCTTTATTAGTTTACTTCCTTcacatgtttaattattataggaCCACAAGACTAATTGTGAATCTTacatcatttaaaaaatgtttttaccaatatttttcaaacgaTCTATGAATGTTAACATTTGgcatcttttttattttcttttttattctaagAATATTCTCAAATATCATATAGAATCTTCAAGTATgttaacttatttatttagttgaaaatgatatatctagttttaataaaaataaaaatagtgttttaacaaaaaagaaaaaaatgttatgatcttttcttttaatttcttcacaCCATTTTATTAAGTACATAGATGTAATCACTACGGCTGTAAGTGAAAGATAATAGTGTACTATAACATAGTATTTCAAAAGAGTGAGTagtaaaaaaagatagtataaGTATAATTTGTCTGCAAATATGCCATAAACtgttctcttattttttactatgacattttattttttgttaaaaaacactcgattaattttcaattaaatcaataaactAAGATACTTATAGATTCTAATTGTGTATtagatattaatattataataaatgattaGCTTCGAGTATTTAAGGATAAAAGGTTAAAGAAAATAGGATAacatattaaacaaaaaagtaaaaaaattaaataaaaatttcattaaaaaaacaaaatctaatagtgtaaagaaaagaaaaagtatattGAAAACGTGACttagatatttttcaataagtGCACATTTGGATAATATCGGTAAATATCTGAAAAGATTATGGACATTGAGCTCCTATAAAAGTTAATTTAATGGTATGTATTGAACAAACTCAATATGATGGAAATAAAAGGCGGCGCATATCTTTTCCTAtgtcttatttaattttatttcataccACTACAAAATgaagttaaaaataaattaaatcttttcctatgtcttatttaattttatttcataccACTACAAAATgaagttaaaaataaattaaatacctCCTAAGATATAGGATTCAAACACTAAAATTCTCCACCTATGATTAGATCTCCCAGTTTACTACTAACCTTGAATCGGCATAGATATAGGATTCAAACACTAAAATTCTCCACCTATGATTAGATCTCCCAGTTTACTACTAACCTTGAATCGGCATTCTTCTTTGAAAATTTCTTGCAACAAATTCTCTCTCAAGTTTGTGTATAAATATATGGCCTCTCATAGCATTTTTCATCAGAGCTCATCCACTTAATCAATTCCTATCAAAACAAAGCCGTTCCAATTCAATcaaaaatgaagaacaatAGCCCTCTTGTCCCTCTAGCCTTCCTCCTCTTCCTGTCCATCACCACCACTCCCTCCGCCGCCACAAACGGGCCAAGCGCCATCTACGCCTTCGGCGACTCCATTCTCGACGCCGGCAACAACAACCATATCCTCACCCTCTGCCGCGCCGATCACGACCCCTACGGGTCCGACTTTCCCGGCCGAAGCCACACCGGAAGGTTCAGCAACGGCAAGATCCCCGGAGACTTCCTCGTCGCCGCTTACGGCCTCAAGGACTTCTTGCCGGCCTACTCGGACGCCTCGGTCACCAACAAGGACCTAATCACCGGTGTCAGCTTCGCATCGTCGTGCTCGGGCTACAGCCAAATGACCGCGCTGCAGCTGGGCGTCCACAACTTGGATAGACAGTTCTGGCATTTCGAAATGGCGTTCGACCAAATGCAGAAGGCATATGgccttcaaaaggcaacacaAACAGTGGAGAAAGCACTCTTCTTGGTTGCAGCAGGCTCAACTGATATAATCAATGATTTCTATATGCAGCCACTCACTAGGGCCAAGTACTCTTACCCTGCCTACATTCAAATGTTGCTCCTAAACATGGAAAATTTCGTTACGGTAAGTCTCATATTCTTCATCTGTCATCCATTCTCTtttaaatagtatattaattatattagtgGAGTATATAACTCTACTTTAAAGTCATCTTGAATGAGATGGATGGAATATTACTGTATTAGTGACACTAATGACTAATTCAATTTTGATGTGACGGTGCAGAAATTGAGAAAAGCCGGTGCTAGGAAGATAGCACTGGTTGGCGTTCCGCCGATTGGGTGTATGCCAGTAGATGCCTTCACCAACATCCCGCCAATCAAGAACGAGAGTGGCGACCCTCTAAGGCGCGAGTGCAGAGATGACCACAACTCTGACGCCCAACAATACAACACTAATCTCGCAACCcgaattaagaaaatgatggaAGCAATGCCTGATCTTAAGATTGTCTATGTGGACTACTACAACCCTATGATGAACATGATCAACAAGCCATACCAATATGGTGAGCTACctatttaactaattaattactaatttcaGTAACATATTTCCTAATAATcttgtatatgtatataattttgtgatttaggGTTCAAGACTACACTAACCTCATGTTGTGGAACTGGTGCATTCGAGGTGGGGCCTCTTTGCAATATTGCCTCCCTCATGTGTCATGATCACTCAGAGTATGTATTTTGGGATTCATCTAATCCCACAGAAGCTGCTTACAAAGTTGTTGCAAAGAGTTTCAAAGACAGAGCGCTTAGTCAACTTTTTCCTGGAGTTAAGAATTAATTCAGGCTAGTTAGCTTGATTCTAGTTTTAGTTAGTCTATTAGTTTTAGTTAGTCTATTCCATGCATTGcaagaatttcatttttagtcaGTTTTTGGATCATTGTACTCAACCTTAGGttgaatttctatttatttatcaattataaagagttttaatactaataattcaaTCTTGTGTTTCACTTATTTACGATGATGAAATTAACATCAAAGTAGTGGTAATTTCAATAACAATTCattaatattccataattatcTATGAAATATGAGATAATAATACTggatgaattattataaaaaatgcttATAGTTTGCACATTAAAGATGCACATTAAAAAAGGCTACaaccattaactttttcaaaaatatagtatttctcataaataataaaagtggtATGAAAAACTATAAACTTTAGAAACCGTGATTTTTACCCACGACGGGTTGGAGGCAGATTAGACTGGCTGCGTGTTTGGAATGGTTGCGTTGTTCAAGTAGTTAGTGTTTGGAATGAACTTTTCGAATCGTGTTTATTTTCCcatgaattttatgaattttacgAATTGTGTTTTTTGAATAAATCCATTCGCATAGCTTACTTGGAGAAGCAAATTTGGAATGGCAGTGTCGATCGTTCAAAGGAGCAGTAACATAATCTCCCAGTGCTAAATTTTTggattcttgaaattttggtGGAAACGACGTCATATGGCTTAAAATTCACCGTGAGTACACACGTCCACTTGACGATTGTCCACATTGGTTGTATATAGCTgaaattttcttaatattgGGTCGAGTTGAAAAAAAACACCGTTAgtaaagttcatggtttttcATGTCACTTTTTAGTCTATGAGAAGTACCAGATTTTTGAgaaagttaattattttagagaTTAAAATCccaactattaattttttttaaaaatttataaagatatttataggcagtaacttttatttaatatattaaaaatagtggATAAAATGTTTGAATTACGTATTAAAAAAGAGCAGTATGGAAAATTagataatactagtaatatactcttttcgtcccataaaaatatacactttttcttgtgtcccacaagaatatgcactttctaattgtggaaaaaaaaaaatctctaatgaggtggaactcattctccactaacaatattttaattagtttttctctctaactctctcttacttcaccaattttgcattaaaactcgtgtcaaacCCAAAGTGGATATTCTTTTGGAACGGAGAGTGTATtgttttattactccctccgtctgccaTAAAATGTCTCATAATTgaccggcacgggatttaagaaattgtttgactttatgaagtaaagtgggtagaaaagttggtggaatgtggggcttacttttatattggttttataaaaaatgtaagtGGGATGAGTTAGTAGGGTGTATGGTCCacttaccaaaaatggtaaaagtgaaatgggacattTATTGGCGgacaaatgaaaaagaaaaaatgggacatttaatggcgtacggagggagtaactacTACTCACTCTGTCCTAAGATGTCTTAcgttcctttttagtttatctcactaaaaatatcacatttttatttttcaaaaaaaatctcttaatacaaaaattatattttctctcttgtttaacacaaaaaacaaaatctcatCAAATCCTTCGTCATGAGATAAgtgttatattttgtgtgttaagaggagagagtaaagtaagagagagggaataaagtagagataaaggtgtttccattttaagtaatgagtcatcttaattgggacaaatcaaaaaggaaagtgggtcatcttcaatgagacggagagagtaagtCTTAgtgagtactccctccgtcccacaaaagatgtcacactttcctttttagtttgtcccacaaaagatgtcatatttccccttttggaaaaagttcgctctcacatgaatataaaaattatattttctctctccatttaacactcaaaacaaaacttcctaaaatctcgtgtcgtcccacaaatatgacatcttttgtgggacggacggagTATTAGTTAGGACTTGGAGAGCAATATGGCTTCAACTAGGCCATCTCCTTTTCTCATCCACTAg is a window from the Salvia hispanica cultivar TCC Black 2014 chromosome 1, UniMelb_Shisp_WGS_1.0, whole genome shotgun sequence genome containing:
- the LOC125203781 gene encoding GDSL esterase/lipase At2g40250-like, with the translated sequence MKNNSPLVPLAFLLFLSITTTPSAATNGPSAIYAFGDSILDAGNNNHILTLCRADHDPYGSDFPGRSHTGRFSNGKIPGDFLVAAYGLKDFLPAYSDASVTNKDLITGVSFASSCSGYSQMTALQLGVHNLDRQFWHFEMAFDQMQKAYGLQKATQTVEKALFLVAAGSTDIINDFYMQPLTRAKYSYPAYIQMLLLNMENFVTKLRKAGARKIALVGVPPIGCMPVDAFTNIPPIKNESGDPLRRECRDDHNSDAQQYNTNLATRIKKMMEAMPDLKIVYVDYYNPMMNMINKPYQYGFKTTLTSCCGTGAFEVGPLCNIASLMCHDHSEYVFWDSSNPTEAAYKVVAKSFKDRALSQLFPGVKN